Proteins from one Rosa chinensis cultivar Old Blush chromosome 7, RchiOBHm-V2, whole genome shotgun sequence genomic window:
- the LOC112177463 gene encoding uncharacterized protein LOC112177463 has translation MDKSWINEDRNTLKYEMGVETFLIFAEDNAIDPKRIPCPCSRCVNFKMKSIKVIRGHLFDYGFSLSYTNWIWHGEPTLSSCASIPIGGPPNPQFCSETVNMCEAAFNEGDYDKESYEFSRFVEEAERPLFHNSEHTKLEALVQLHNLKARFGMSDTCFSELLATVGSLLPKDNVLPQTLYEAKKTLSNLGLQYEKIHACPNDCILFRKEFSDATICPKCGLSRWKLKKDKSVKVGQPAKVLWYFPIIPRFKRLYKSASVAEMLIWHEDKRTQDGYMRHPADSPAWKLVDYKWPDFASESRNLRLALSADGINPHSSMSSRYSCWPVILVTYNLPPWLCMKRKFMMLSLLISGPKQPGNDIDIYLDPLIDDLRSLWDGVSDVYDAHKKEYFTLRAVLLWTINDFPAYGNLSGCTTKGYKACPICGDKTSAVHLGHSRKMSYGSHRKYLPRHHPYRRQKKAFNNEQEFEVAPAPLSGEQVLKRLEHLNYEFGKGKKKSSAANGAGPSCWKKKSIFFNLEYWKSLHVRHVLDVMHIEKNVCESLIGTLLNMPFKTKDSVAARLDMVQMGVRVDLGPKIGEKRTYLPAAPYTLSRAEKIKICTSLLFMKVPDGHSSNIKNLVSMDDLKLYGLKSLDCHMLMQQLLPVAIRSVLPKHVRISIMRLCFFFNALCTKVVDVSKLDKLQSDLVLTLCELEKIFPPSFFDIMVHLTMHLVREVRLCGPVYYRWMYPFERFMKVLKGYVRNRFHPEGCIAESYLGEESVEFCSEFLQQCSSVGVPKGPSKLSGPLSGAKLKSIDEEVRDQAHLHVLFNNAEVDPYRKAYKEIVEQLWGGKKKSKKWLQSEHNRTFADWFQSKVSAELKEKPNNVTQTVRWLAGKPSFTVFTYEAYRYNGVKYFTKHRDNASAVQNSGVSLVAKTMQLSSAKDKNPVESDMTFYGFIEEILELDYHDFKAPLFLCRWAENEKGIKQDEFGFTLVNLNRQGQKKDKFASAGQVKQVFYVEDPLDANWSVVLTTPNRDYHDSFYDDDLGDTTMEHQPFCAEIPYCDEDENEDDSAYIRDNVEGLWVDQFTAPRE, from the exons ATGGATAAATCTTGGATTAATGAAGATAGGAACACTTTAAAGTATGAAATGGGTGTTGAAACTTTCTTGATATTTGCCGAAGATAATGCCATTGACCCAAAAAGAATTCCATGCCCTTGCTCAAGATGTGTAAACTTTAAAATGAAGTCGATTAAAGTCATTAGGGGACACCTGTTTGATTATGGCTTTAGTTTGAGCTACACAAATTGGATTTGGCATGGAGAACCTACTTTGTCCTCCTGTGCCAGTATACCTATTGGCGGCCCTCCAAACCCTCAATTTTGTTCCGAAACTGTTAATATGTGTGAAGCTGCCTTCAATGAAGGTGATTATGATAAGGAGTCGTATGAGTTCAGTAGGTTTGTCGAGGAAGCAGAAAGACCATTATTTCACAATAGTGAACACACCAAGTTAGAAGCATTAGTGCAACTTCACAATTTGAAAGCTAGGTTTGGTATGAGTGATACTTGTTTTTCTGAGTTACTCGCCACTGTTGGGTCTTTGCTTCCGAAAGATAATGTATTGCCTCAAACTCTGTATGAGGcaaagaagactctctccaatTTGGGCCTGCAATATGAGAAAATACATGCATGTCCTAATGACTGCATATTGTTTAGGAAAGAGTTTTCGGATGCAACTATTTGTCCCAAGTGTGGTCTCTCTCGTTGGAAGCTGAAGAAGGATAAATCTGTAAAAGTGGGGCAACCAGCCAAAGTCTTGTGGTACTTTCCTATAATTCCCAGATTTAAGCGCTTGTATAAATCTGCTTCAGTGGCTGAAATGCTTATCTGGCATGAAGACAAGCGAACTCAAGATGGATACATGCGCCATCCAGCCGATTCTCCTGCTTGGaagttggttgattataagtGGCCCGATTTCGCTTCTGAATCAAGAAATCTAAGGTTAGCATTATCAGCTGATGGTATTAATCCACATAGCTCTATGAGTAGTAGATATAGTTGCTGGCCTGTAATATTGGTGACGTATAATCTTCCTCCCTGGTTATGCATGAAGAGGAAGTTTATGATGTTATCTTTATTAATTTCTGGTCCAAAACAGCCAGGCAATGACATAGATATCTACTTAGATccattgattgatgatttgcgatCTTTGTGGGATGGGGTTAGTGATGTCTATGATGCACATAAGAAAGAATACTTCACTCTTAGAGCTGTTTTATTGTGGACCATAAATGATTTTCCCGCATATGGAAACTTATCGGGGTGCACCACAAAAGGGTACAAAGCATGTCCAATATGCGGGGACAAAACTTCTGCCGTGCATTTGGGCCATAGTAGAAAAATGTCTTATGGCAGCCACCGTAAGTATTTGCCACGCCATCATCCATATAGGAGACAAAAGAAGGCATTTAATAATGAGCAAGAATTTGAAGTTGCACCAGCACCACTATCCGGAGAGCAAGTGTTGAAGAGACTTGAGCATCTAAACTATGAGTTCgggaagggaaaaaagaagagcTCGGCTGCAAATGGAGCTGGTCCTTCTTGTTGGaagaaaaagtcaattttctttAACTTGGAGTATTGGAAGTCGCTTCATGTTCGCCATGTTCTTGATGTCATGCATATTGAGAAGAATGTTTGCGAAAGTTTGATTGGTACTCTGTTAAACATGCCTTTTAAAACAAAAGATAGTGTTGCTGCCCGCTTAGATATGGTTCAAATGGGTGTAAGAGTTGATTTGGGTCCGAAAATTGGGGAGAAAAGAACATATTTACCTGCTGCCCCATATACTTTGTCGAGGGCGGAGAAGATAAAAATTTGCACTTCCCTATTGTTTATGAAGGTCCCTGATGGTCATTCATCAAATATCAAAAATCTGGTTTCCATGGATGATTTGAAATTGTATGGATTGAAGTCTCTTGATTGCCATATGTTGATGCAACAATTGCTTCCCGTGGCCATTCGTTCGGTGCTTCCCAAACATGTCAGAATTTCTATAATGAGGCTGTGCTTCTTCTTTAATGCTTTGTGCACCAAGGTGGTCGATGTGTCCAAGTTGGATAAGCTGCAATCTGATTTGGTGTTGACGTTGTGTGAGCTGGAGAAGATATTTCCTCCGTCCTTTTTCGATATAATGGTACATCTAACTATGCACCTAGTTAGAGAAGTTCGATTATGTGGCCCTGTTTATTATAGATGGATGTACCCATTTGAACGATTTATGAAAGTACTAAAGGGCTATGTTCGCAATCGTTTTCATCCTGAGGGTTGCATAGCTGAGAGCTATCTTGGAGAAGAATCTGTTGAGTTTTGCTCGGAGTTTTTACAACAATGTAGTTCAGTTGGTGTTCCTAAGGGTCCATCTAAGCTCTCTGGCCCACTTTCGGGTGCGAAGCTAAAGTCAATAGATGAAGAAGTCAGAGACCAGGCACATCTTCATGTGTTGTTCAATAATGCTGAGGTGGATCCATATAGAAA GGCATATAAGGAGATTGTGGAGCAGCTTTggggagggaagaagaagagcaaaAAGTGGCTACAAAGTGAGCACAATCGTACCTTTGCCGATTGGTTTCAATCCAAGGTGTCCGCAGAACTTAAGGAAAAACCTAACAATGTTACTCAAACAGTGAGGTGGCTTGCTGGAAAACCTAGTTTTACAGTTTTTACTTATGAAGCCTATCGATATAATGGAGTTAAATACTTCACAAAGCACCGGGACAACGCTAGTGCTGTCCAAAATAGTGGGGTGTCCTTGGTGGCTAAGACAATGCAGCTATCGAGTGCCAAGGATAAAAATCCGGTGGAGAGTGAtatgactttttatgggtttaTTGAAGAGATTTTGGAGCTCGATTATCATGATTTCAAAGCCCCTTTGTTTTTGTGTCGATGGGcagaaaatgaaaaaggaattaAACAAGATGAGTTTGGTTTCACATTGGTCAACCTTAATCGACAAGGTCagaaaaaagataaatttgctTCTGCTGGTCAAGTGAAGCAAGTTTTCTATGTTGAAGATCCCCTTGATGCCAACTGGTCAGTTGTGTTAACTACCCCAAATAGAGATTATCATGATTCTTTCTATGACGATGATCTAGGGGACACCACCATGGAACATCAACCATTCTGTGCCGAAATTCCATATTGtgatgaagatgaaaatgaGGATGATTCTGCTTACATAAGAGACAATGTTGAGGGGCTTTGGGTTGACCAGTTCACCGCTCCAAGAGAGTAA
- the LOC121050606 gene encoding uncharacterized protein LOC121050606, translated as MGSKKGIRKSPRGKKLKRKADLETSQPETDEVLEEKEEFVSANTITSTESVKTRGKRNVVALYKVLVKKALGKKFKVSYTETGNPNGRIRHTLQSYIGMLARTKVPINIVSWPEVDGDLKDKLWLDVQETFKVAPESKKLVLTSAGTKWRAFKTMLTRKYVLPYLGKKKKLRKPPSQYNFVGREPWKDFVKERTTEKFLQLHNEQSERVKKRKYHHRLSRKGYIGLEEELRKTLPEGEVIDRAIMWKKARQRKDGDIDEEARGVATKIVSIFLHDFFNIAADY; from the exons ATGGGTTCCAAGAAGGGAATTCGAAAATCACCAAGAGgcaaaaaattaaagagaaaagcTGATCTGGAGACTTCTCAACCTGAGACTGATGAAGtgcttgaagaaaaagaagaatttgtATCAGCCAACACTATCACGAGCACCGAATCAGTCAAAACCAGAGGGAAGCGTAATGTGGTAGCACTGTACAAGGTCTTGGTCAAGAAAGCTTTGGGAAAAAAGTTTAAAGTATCATACACCGAGACGGGCAATCCAAATGGAAGAATCAGACACACTCTGCAGTCTTACATAGGAATGTTGGCGCGGACCAAGGTGCCCATCAATATTGTAAGCTGGCCCGAAGTGGATGGTGACTTGAAGGATAAACTTTGGCTCGATGTTCAG GAAACATTCAAGGTAGCCCCTGAAAGCAAGAAACTGGTATTGACATCTGCTGGCACTAAATGGAGAGCATTCAAGACCATGTTAACACGAAAATATGTGCTCCCATACttgggaaagaagaagaagttgagaAAGCCACCGAGTCAATATAATTTTGTTGGGAGGGAGCCATGGAAGGATTTTGTAAAAGAGAGGACTACCGAAAAATTTCTG CAACTTCATAATGAACAAAGTGAACGAgttaagaagagaaaatatcaTCATCGATTATCAAGAAAAGGATATATTGGACTAGAGGAGGAGCTG AGAAAGACGTTGCCCGAAGGAGAGGTCATTGATCGTGCAATTATGTGGAAGAAAGCCCGTCAACGAAAAGATGGGGACATAGATGAGGAGGCTAGAGGTGTGGCCACAAAGATAGTAAGTATTTTCCTCCATGATTTTTTTAACATAGCTGCTGATTATTAG
- the LOC121050406 gene encoding uncharacterized protein LOC121050406: MPKQKRIRITKAELLARDRERDRELEETKKMLAAQQARTEERLHKKIAQLEALITGKTPYTSPLNVHVVGENTISPISDKGSFQDIRRNTSNILDEPKVKQEVDDCEVVPPPTEMGGTCELAVDTISNIVAFGTVFDEEDVSRVIHGVPMKEGCVRVSVDGAIQEEARLPFPVGDEMELVGQAVGSHVAWPEELVIRRVNKKKKRKMDFVKQLFDKAELNPFVPKRCKLLYKHAKTIMSQTNESIRTMLDDSVFGVQKQLFILTENVIDLLEMNKIGQGVIAAYMANLHETLRERDELDTFGFIDPAATYMCERSEFVPYLVNRLKEGKGDRIFLMAYNPGEHWILTIIWEDEIYIVDPLPKPVHYKPWENAVINAVKTYNAEKGRVTKVPKLKLLPGAPKQPGGVECGYYVMRYMKDIINDDTLSFSTKWAVKDRKGYTQQQLDEVRIEVADYLQTLL, translated from the exons ATGCCGAAGCAGAAAAGGATTAGAATTACCAAGGCAGAATTACTAGCACGTGATAGAGAGCGTGATCGTGAATTGGAAGAGACAAAGAAAATGCTCGCTGCACAACAAGCAAGGACAGAAGAGCGTTTACATAAAAAGATTGCTCAATTAGAAGCACTAATAACAGGGAAGACACCTTACACTTCACCTTTGAATGTTCATGTTGTAGGAGAGAATACAATTTCTCCTATATCGGATAAAGGGAGTTTCCAAGATATAAGAAGAAATACCTCCAATATTCTTGATGAACCGAAGGTGAAACAAGAGGTTGACGACTGCGAGGTTGTTCCTCCCCCTACTGAAAtg GGTGGCACATGTGAGTTAGCAGTGGACACCATTAGCAACATAGTTGCTTTTGGTACTGTTTTTGATGAAGAGGATGTCAGTAGGGTGATACATGGAGTTCCAATGAAGGAGGGGTGTGTTAGGGTGTCTGTGGATGGTGCCATTCAAGAGGAAGCACGACTTCCTTTCCCAGTGGGTGATGAGATGGAATTGGTTGGCCAAGCTGTTGGAAGTCATGTGGCTTGGCCTGAAGAGCTTGTTATTCGAAGAGTGAATAAG aaaaagaaaagaaagatggaTTTTGTCAAACAACTGTTTGACAAAGCTGAGCTAAACCCGTTTGTGCCCAAGCGTTGTAAGTTGTTGTACAAGCATGCCAAGACTATTATGAGCCAAACCAATGAGTCGATAAGGACAATGTTGGATGATAGTGTCTTTGGGGTACAGAAACAGCTCTTCATATTGACTGAGAATGTCATTGATCTCTTAGAAATGAATAAGATTGGCCAAGGAGTGATAGCAGCATATATGGC GAACCTACATGAGACTCTCCGTGAGAGAGATGAGTTGGATACTTTTGGCTTCATTGATCCGGCAGCCACATATATGTGTGAGAGATCGGAATTTGTCCCTTACTTGGTGAATCGGTTGAAAGAGGGTAAGGGTGATCGTATATTTTTAATGGCCTACAATCCGGG GGAACATTGGATATTGACAATCATTTGGGAAGATGAGATTTATATCGTCGACCCTTTGCCAAAACCAGTGCATTACAAACCATGGGAAAATGCAGTGATAAA TGCAGTTAAAACTTACAATGCTGAAAAGGGGAGGGTTACCAAAGTGCCTAAGTTAAAATTACTTCCG GGCGCACCTAAGCAGCCGGGTGGAGTTGAGTGTGGTTATTATGTTATGCGGTACATGAAGGATATTATTAATGATGACACGCTTTCGTTTTCAACCAAG TGGGCGGTAAAGGATCGGAAAGGGTATACCCAACAACAACTTGACGAGGTCCGCATTGAAGTAGCCGACTACTTACAGACTCTGCTGTAG